Part of the Pseudoalteromonas undina genome, TTCATCGCGCTTTTATTATGAGCGACCCGCAAACAAGCACAATTAGTTTACCTGACAACTTAGAATCGCCTTTTTCAAGGGTTAATACTCAATCTGAGGACAAACAGGTATCAGCAGGGCAAACAATTGAAGAAGTTGAAAAAGAGCTTATTCATGCCACGCTCGATAAGGTACAAGGTAATAAAACATTAGCGGCACAAATGTTAGGCATTAGTACTAAAACCTTATACAACCGTTTAAATGCTTATGGTGGTATTGGCGAGTATAAATAACCAGCATGCAAATTTAATAACAACAAAACGAGGACTTTAATGGCATCACCACAACAGGCAAAACCTTTGAATGAGCTGGTACACGACGCACGTGCGCCGCTAAACCGTATTTCGATGAACGCTGAGCTAATTAAGCTAGTACTTGAAAACGATATGCCAAAAGATAAAGCACTCGCCGCACTGGATAAAATAATTGCTAATTGCCAAGCGTGCAGTGACAGTTTGCAGCTTATTTCAGAGTCGAAGTAACCCTAATTAATTCAGGACGATAAATGATTAAACGCAAACAGCAAGGTAAGGCAAATGTAGTATGGGCGTTATTTATTTCTATAGTGCTGTGTATTATTGTTGGTAATGCTTTTTTAGCCATTAATACTATTCAAGGATTATCGCGTACTCAGCAAAGTTTAGATAACACTAATATGTTAAGCACGGCGATAGAGCAATTGCATCTTTCGGTAGTGCAAGCCGAGTCGGGACAGCGAGGGTATTTATTAACCCAAACTGATGATTATTTAGTGCCTTATTACGATGCTGTTGCGCAAATAAAATCCCAAACCAGTCATGTGAATGCCTTGCATTCTGAAATTGATGGGCAGGCACAGCGTATTGCACAGTTGTTACTACTGGTTGAAGCTAAAATAGCTGAGCTGAAAAAAACGGTTGAATTAGCATTAAACGATAAGGAAAAGCGCGCACTTTTGAGGCTGAATACACATGAAGGGCGTGATCTTTACAGAGAGATTCGGGCGTTGGTTAATGATATTCAAGAGCGTGAATTGTTGTTTAAAGTTAGTCACTTTTCGAAATTAGAACAAATTAAGAAAGAAGCTAAAATCACTTTTGGTATTACTGCAGTTACCAGCGCATTATTGATTTTGGGTATGTTTTTATTGGCGAGGTTGAATTTAAAAAATGCGGCCGAGTATCGTGCCGAGCTTGAAATGCAAAATGAAACTTTAGCCAGTAAAGTGACTGAACGTACTCAAGAGCTTACTTTGTATTCTGATGAATTAAGTCGTAGTAACCGAGAGTTAGAGGAGTTTGCTTTTGTTGCCAGCCATGACTTGCAAGAGCCGCTAAGGAAAATTCAAGCATTTAGTGACCGGCTTGAAAGCATGTTTAAAGACGAATTAGGTGAAAAAGGCGCAGATTATATTGCCCGCATGAAAAATGCCGCACAAAGGATGTCTAATTTAATTAATGATTTATTAGAGTTCTCTCGAGTAACAACCCGAGGTAAAGATTTTACCGATACCGATTTAAACAGCATTCTGAATGATATAAAAGGTGATTTAGAAATAGCGATTAATGAGTGTAATGCACAGGTTGTTACGGTTGATATGCCCATTATTCAGGCAGATCCGAGTCAAATGCATCAGCTGTTTTTAAACTTAATTTCCAATGCAGTGAAGTTCAGAGCGCCTAACGTTGACCCGGTTGTTAATGTTGACTTTGAACGAGTGTGTGAGTTTAGTGAAGATCATAACAGTGAAATATGTTGGCATGTCATTACCGTAAAAGATAATGGTATCGGCTTCTCTGATGAGTACGCGGATAAAATATTTGTACCATTTCAACGTTTGCATGGCCGTTCAGAATATAAAGGAACGGGTATTGGTTTATCTGTATGTCGTCGAATTGTAGAACGACACGGCGGCTCTATTGCTGCGATAAGCACCCTAGGTGAGGGGGCAACTTTCATCATTAAATTACCTGTGGATGCAGAGTTATTCACATTACAAGGAGAGGCATAATATGCCATTAACAAACGTAAAACCGATTACCATTTTGATGGCAGACGATGATGAAGATGATCGTTTATTAACCCAAGATGCGCTTGCTGAAAGTCGCGTTTTAAATGAATTACATTTTGTTGAAGACGGTGTTGAACTTTTAGAGTACCTAGAGCGCAAAGGCAAGTTTGTAGATAAAAGCATCTCGCCAAGACCAGGCTTAATTTTACTTGATTTAAACATGCCGAGAATGGATGGTCGTGAAGCGCTTGAAGCTATTAAGGCAAATCCAAACCTAAAAGGCATTCCAGTGGTAATTTTAACCACATCTAAGCAAGAAGAAGACATGGTTAAAGGTTATAACCTAGGCGCTGCGTCTTACATAACTAAGCCGGTTACGTTTGACGGGTTAGTTGAGTTGATGAAAACGCTGGGTAAATACTGGGTTGAGTTTGTAGAGCTACCAAGCACGTTTAACGATTAAGCATATTATTAAAACAGGAGACGCTATGTTAGCAAAGGCAACGAAACTGCTATTGGTTGAAGACGATGAAGATGATTATATTTTAACTCGTGACTATTTAGAGCAGCTCAGTTCCCATGTGTTTGACATAGACTGGATAAGCTCTCCTGAGCAGGCGGTGGAAGTGTTGAGTAAAAATCAACATGATATTTGCTTGCTTGATTATCGCTTAGGGGCATCTGATGGCTTAAGTGTTTTAAAACAAGCGCTTAAAAATGGTTTTTGTGGGCCTATTATTATGCTTACAGGGCAGTCAAACGATGCCCTCGATTCAGCTGCGCTTGATGCCGGAGCTGTTGATTACTTAGTTAAAAACGAAATGAGTGGTAGCCGGTTTGCTCGCTCTATTCGCTACGCATTAGCGCGCCGTGATGTAGAAGATGAGCGAGTGGAACGCTTAAAAGCCGAGGCTGAAAACCGTTCAAAAGATCGCTTTTTAGCACATTTAAGCCACGAATTGCGAACACCGCTATCTTCTATTTTAGGTTATACCGAGTTGTTGATGCTCAGTGACTTTAACAAGCAGGCTGAAAACGAGCTCGGTGTGATTTATCGTAATGGTAAGCATTTATTAAGCTTACTAAATGATGTTTTAGATTTATCTAAAATTGCTGTCGATAAACTCGAACTGAGTTTAGGGGAGGTTAACCTTGATAGCTTAATGGCCGACGTATTTACATTAATGCGCGTATCGGCACTCGATAAAGGCTTATCACTAAAGTTTGAATCACTGGAGCCTTTACCACTAGTCATTCGTGTAGATGCCACTCGAGTTCGACAAATTCTTATTAACCTGATCAATAACGCGATTAAATTTACTGAGCAAGGCGAGATTGTGGTTAACGCGTGGACTGAAGTAGTCAATGAGCGTGAAATGCTATTTTTTAGTATTAAAGACTCAGGCTTAGGCATTGCTCCAGAAAAACAAGCTCTCATCTTTAAGCCTTTTGAGCAAATAGCTGATGTAGAGTCGCGTTCAGTCGGTGGTGCAGGCTTAGGTTTAGCTATTTGTTCTGAACTACTTAGTCGTATGCAGGGGGATATTTCATTAGACTCTCACGTAGGTAAAGGGTCAACCTTTACCATTTCTTTATATCCTGGTGATATCAGACAGGTAGAGCGCAATTTATTAAAACTTGATTTAACCCCCAATATGCAGCAAAAAGTAGCACCCTGCCAAGTGAGCGGTAAGGTGTTGGTGGTTGATGATTTACGCGATTTACGTGTGTTAGTTGGTCACTTAATCGGTTCAGCAGGCGCTGCGGTCGATTATGCTGATAATGGTAAGCAAGCGCTTGAAAAAGTAAAAAAACAGCTAGCAGACGGGCACGCAACCTACGATATTATATTTTTAGATATCCACATGCCAGTAATGGGCGGAAAAGAAGCTGCTATTGAGCTTAGAAAGCTAGGTTTTAAAGGTTCAATCATAGCCTTAACTGCTGCGACTATGAAAGGCATTCATAGCGAACTCAATGCGTTAGGGTTTGACGATATGATTGCCAAACCTGTCGATTCCAACTTGCTTTATCAATGCTTAGAGTTAAGGCTCGGGCAAAAAGAACAATCAGCTACGCTGGTTCAGCCAGCACCTAAACCAAGTAATGATAAAAAGTGCTTTTTATTAGTAGAAGACGATGCTGATGCCGCGCAAATTACCCAGCTATTACTAGAAAGCTTGGATGTAGATACCGATATAGCAACAAGTGTTAAAGACTGTAAAGCAAGGCTTGAACATAACAGTAATTACGATAAAGTATTGCTCGATATGCATTTGCCAGATGGAACCGGTTTAGAGCTGGCAGGGTTTATTAAGCAGCATTACCCTGATATTAAGCGCGTCATTATTAGTGGTATGGAGCCTGATGCTGTGCATATCAGGCAACTAGAAATAGAGCAAGTATTGCTAAAACCAATAAATTTAGCATTGCTCAATCAGCTTGTTTAACACCCTTTTTGCTTCCCTTTATACTAAAGGTTTTAACCACAGATTGGCGTATAACTAGCTCGGGCTCAAATAACGTTTGAATGGGGTGTACGCTTTTTTGATACACATGGCTAAGTACCCACTGTGCAGCCACTTTTCCCATTTCATCTATAGGGTAATTTATAGTGCTCAACGGAGGGTAAACGTGACGGGTAAAAAACACGTTATCGTAGCCAATAATGGAAAGCTGCGAAGGTAGTTGTATACCATGCTCCCTAGCACTCACCATAGCACCGGTGGCCATTTCGTCATTGGCACACACCAAGGCGGTAAAGGCGGGGTTGTTTTTATACAGTGTAGCGAAGCCTTCGTAGCCACTTTCTTCTACAAAGTCACCTTCAAATAAATTATTTTCATCAAATTTAATGGCGAATTCATCAAGCGCTTGTTTATGCCCATTTAAGCGTTCTTGGGCATCTTTCTTCCAAAGTGGACCGCTAATATAGGCAATGTCTTTATGGCCCGATTCAATAATGTATTTAGTGGCTAAATAGCCGCCTTTAGTATTATCAAGAATAATACAGCGGTCGGCGAGCTCTTCAATATAGCGGTTTAGCAAAACAAACGGGGTTTTGCCTTTACTGAGTTTTATTAAGTATTCATCACTAATAGCTTCAACATGCAAAATAAGTGCGTCGCAGTTACGGCTAATTAAAAATTCGATGCCTTGTTGCTCTCGCTCTGCGTCACTGTGGCCTGCGGTAATAATAACGTGTTTACCTTGATTTCTTAGGGTGTTCTCTATACCGCTCATCATCGGCCCATAAAACGGCCCCTTAAGCTCTGAAACTAACAAGCCCGCACTATTCGAGCAATTAGAAGCCAGTGATTGCGCAATAGAGTTAGGGCGGTAGCCCAGCTCTTCCATGGCTAAGGTGACTTTTTTTCTGGTTGCATCACTTACGTTTGCATTGTTGTTCATTACTCTTGAAACAGTGGCAAGTGACACCCCTGCAAGCTTTGACACTTCATAAATGGTGGCCATACTATTCCTTGCTACAAATTGCTTTTCTGTGTTAAATCGGCAGTGATTTTTTTAATGGTTCTATTGTCTAGGCTGTATTTACTCATTATTAATGCCACAAGTACACTACCAATCGCAGGGTAAAGTGTGAATGAGGTTAAAATACCATTTTTAGTTGCCTCGCTTAATTCCACATTGGCTTGATATTGATAATAAGCAAGTAACCAACCGGCAATCGCTCCGCCTAATGCAAGCCCCAATTTGATAAAAAATACGATGCTTGCGTAAACTAAACCCGTGAGTCGAAGGCCATTTTGCCAGACTCCGTAATCAATAGTATCAGCCATTTTTGCCCATAATAAAGGCGTTGCCATTTGAGTGAAAAAACACCATAAAAAATACACTAAAAACGCTAGTAAAACGTGTTCATTAGGAACAAAAAAGGCAATGCAGCTCAATATGGCGGAAATATATTGCAGATAAACATAAGCCGCTTTCTTATCAAGGCGTTTACTTAAAGGTTGTGCGCAAGCGCAGCCTAAAATATTACCAATCATACCTAAGGTTACAAATTCGGTGATTAAATCTTCTTTGCCAAGAACATATTTTACATAGTAAATAGCCAACGTTGTGCGCAATACCATACTGGTTAATAATACCAGCGCTGCCATACACAAGATTTTAAACGGCTGATTTTGCCATAAAACGTGAAGTTGTGTTTTTAAAGATAATTTATGCGGTGGATTGCTCACTCGCTCTTTGGTGTAACGAAAACAAATTAAAAATAACACCACACCTAGGCAACTCATAACCAGCATAGTGAGTTGATAGCCCATTTCGTTATTACCATTGCCAAACCATTTTACTAAAGGCAAGGTGCAGCTTGTAACCAGTAAACCACCTAACATACCAAATACAAACCGGTATGATTGAATGGAGACACGTTCGTTGGGATTGCCACTTAATACGCCGCCAAGTGCCGAATAAGGAATATTAATTGCGGTGTAAACTAACATTAGCAGGGTGTAGGTAACGAAGGCGTAAATAATTTTGTTGGTGTCATCCATCTCAGGGGTAGTAAAAGTAATCACGCTTATAACGGCAAAAGGGATGGCAAGCCAAAGTAGGTAGGGTCGGTAGCTACCGTATTTAGTATGAGTGGCATCAGTGAGTGCGCCCATTATTGGATCAGTTACTGCATCAATAACTCTAACTACTAAAAAAAGGGTGCCCACAACAGCAGGCGAAATACCAAAAATATCAGTGTAGAAAAAAGTTAAAAACAGCATCACGGTTTGAAAAATAATATTACTGGCCGTGTCACCTAGGCCGTAAGCTATTTTTTCTTTTTTACTCAGCATAAAAGCCACTCGTTATTATTTTTGGCGCTGTTTAAGAAAATCACGATACGCAATTGCGCTTTGTTTTAAGGTACGTTGTTGAGTTTGGTAGTCAACATAGACTAGCCCAAAGCGTTT contains:
- a CDS encoding response regulator; translation: MPLTNVKPITILMADDDEDDRLLTQDALAESRVLNELHFVEDGVELLEYLERKGKFVDKSISPRPGLILLDLNMPRMDGREALEAIKANPNLKGIPVVILTTSKQEEDMVKGYNLGAASYITKPVTFDGLVELMKTLGKYWVEFVELPSTFND
- a CDS encoding response regulator, yielding MLAKATKLLLVEDDEDDYILTRDYLEQLSSHVFDIDWISSPEQAVEVLSKNQHDICLLDYRLGASDGLSVLKQALKNGFCGPIIMLTGQSNDALDSAALDAGAVDYLVKNEMSGSRFARSIRYALARRDVEDERVERLKAEAENRSKDRFLAHLSHELRTPLSSILGYTELLMLSDFNKQAENELGVIYRNGKHLLSLLNDVLDLSKIAVDKLELSLGEVNLDSLMADVFTLMRVSALDKGLSLKFESLEPLPLVIRVDATRVRQILINLINNAIKFTEQGEIVVNAWTEVVNEREMLFFSIKDSGLGIAPEKQALIFKPFEQIADVESRSVGGAGLGLAICSELLSRMQGDISLDSHVGKGSTFTISLYPGDIRQVERNLLKLDLTPNMQQKVAPCQVSGKVLVVDDLRDLRVLVGHLIGSAGAAVDYADNGKQALEKVKKQLADGHATYDIIFLDIHMPVMGGKEAAIELRKLGFKGSIIALTAATMKGIHSELNALGFDDMIAKPVDSNLLYQCLELRLGQKEQSATLVQPAPKPSNDKKCFLLVEDDADAAQITQLLLESLDVDTDIATSVKDCKARLEHNSNYDKVLLDMHLPDGTGLELAGFIKQHYPDIKRVIISGMEPDAVHIRQLEIEQVLLKPINLALLNQLV
- a CDS encoding LacI family DNA-binding transcriptional regulator, whose product is MATIYEVSKLAGVSLATVSRVMNNNANVSDATRKKVTLAMEELGYRPNSIAQSLASNCSNSAGLLVSELKGPFYGPMMSGIENTLRNQGKHVIITAGHSDAEREQQGIEFLISRNCDALILHVEAISDEYLIKLSKGKTPFVLLNRYIEELADRCIILDNTKGGYLATKYIIESGHKDIAYISGPLWKKDAQERLNGHKQALDEFAIKFDENNLFEGDFVEESGYEGFATLYKNNPAFTALVCANDEMATGAMVSAREHGIQLPSQLSIIGYDNVFFTRHVYPPLSTINYPIDEMGKVAAQWVLSHVYQKSVHPIQTLFEPELVIRQSVVKTFSIKGSKKGVKQAD
- a CDS encoding sensor histidine kinase yields the protein MIKRKQQGKANVVWALFISIVLCIIVGNAFLAINTIQGLSRTQQSLDNTNMLSTAIEQLHLSVVQAESGQRGYLLTQTDDYLVPYYDAVAQIKSQTSHVNALHSEIDGQAQRIAQLLLLVEAKIAELKKTVELALNDKEKRALLRLNTHEGRDLYREIRALVNDIQERELLFKVSHFSKLEQIKKEAKITFGITAVTSALLILGMFLLARLNLKNAAEYRAELEMQNETLASKVTERTQELTLYSDELSRSNRELEEFAFVASHDLQEPLRKIQAFSDRLESMFKDELGEKGADYIARMKNAAQRMSNLINDLLEFSRVTTRGKDFTDTDLNSILNDIKGDLEIAINECNAQVVTVDMPIIQADPSQMHQLFLNLISNAVKFRAPNVDPVVNVDFERVCEFSEDHNSEICWHVITVKDNGIGFSDEYADKIFVPFQRLHGRSEYKGTGIGLSVCRRIVERHGGSIAAISTLGEGATFIIKLPVDAELFTLQGEA
- a CDS encoding glycoside-pentoside-hexuronide (GPH):cation symporter; translated protein: MLSKKEKIAYGLGDTASNIIFQTVMLFLTFFYTDIFGISPAVVGTLFLVVRVIDAVTDPIMGALTDATHTKYGSYRPYLLWLAIPFAVISVITFTTPEMDDTNKIIYAFVTYTLLMLVYTAINIPYSALGGVLSGNPNERVSIQSYRFVFGMLGGLLVTSCTLPLVKWFGNGNNEMGYQLTMLVMSCLGVVLFLICFRYTKERVSNPPHKLSLKTQLHVLWQNQPFKILCMAALVLLTSMVLRTTLAIYYVKYVLGKEDLITEFVTLGMIGNILGCACAQPLSKRLDKKAAYVYLQYISAILSCIAFFVPNEHVLLAFLVYFLWCFFTQMATPLLWAKMADTIDYGVWQNGLRLTGLVYASIVFFIKLGLALGGAIAGWLLAYYQYQANVELSEATKNGILTSFTLYPAIGSVLVALIMSKYSLDNRTIKKITADLTQKSNL